A window from Bosea sp. ANAM02 encodes these proteins:
- a CDS encoding metalloregulator ArsR/SmtB family transcription factor, translated as MNVEEAAKQLEALGNPTRLQLYRTLVRAGHGGLPVNQVQERLGIPASTLSHHLQRLIRNGLVTQERQATTLICRAVYPAMDALLGFLADECCIEEGCSEASGKAA; from the coding sequence ATGAACGTCGAAGAAGCAGCAAAGCAGCTCGAAGCGCTCGGTAACCCGACGCGCCTCCAGCTCTATCGAACCTTGGTTCGCGCGGGTCACGGCGGCCTCCCGGTCAATCAGGTGCAGGAGCGTCTGGGGATCCCGGCTTCGACCCTGTCCCACCACCTTCAGAGGTTGATCCGGAACGGTCTCGTCACGCAGGAGCGACAGGCCACTACCCTGATCTGCCGCGCGGTCTACCCTGCCATGGATGCACTTCTCGGCTTCCTCGCCGACGAATGCTGCATCGAGGAAGGCTGCTCGGAGGCTTCCGGGAAAGCCGCCTGA
- a CDS encoding MFS transporter, whose protein sequence is MIDRDRLTVISALGVVQILAWGSSYYLPAVLAAPIAADTGWPLSWIVGALSIGLLTAGAVAPYVGRAIGETGGRPVLAAAAILLAAGQCTLGLAPNLPVFVLGWIILGAGMAAGLYDAAFSTLGRLYGGTARSAITMLTLWGGFASTVCWPLSAYLVAHLGWRGTCFAYAAIQLVVSLPIILMTLPKVPPELPKAKAGGGGLSVDLLPSERGAFQLLSGIMIIGGAITAIVGVHLLTLLQAQGIGLAAAVTLGALVGPAQVGGRIVEMAGGARHHPIWTMSAALGLIALGLAMLAFGAGPITLALILYGAGNGVFSIAKGTLPLAQFGPQRYAPLVGKLARPSLIAQALAPTIGALLIERAGSNWTYVALMLLALTNVLLGACLWSAHDRR, encoded by the coding sequence ATGATCGATCGTGATCGGCTGACCGTCATCTCAGCCCTGGGCGTGGTGCAGATCCTCGCCTGGGGCTCCTCCTATTATCTTCCGGCCGTTCTTGCCGCGCCCATCGCCGCCGATACCGGGTGGCCGTTGTCGTGGATCGTCGGCGCACTTTCGATCGGCCTGCTCACCGCTGGGGCCGTCGCGCCCTATGTCGGCCGTGCCATCGGCGAGACAGGCGGGCGACCAGTCCTGGCTGCGGCGGCGATCCTTCTGGCCGCGGGACAATGCACTCTGGGCTTGGCCCCGAACCTGCCGGTCTTCGTGCTCGGGTGGATCATTCTCGGCGCGGGGATGGCGGCAGGTCTGTACGATGCAGCGTTCTCGACGCTTGGTCGTCTTTACGGCGGCACCGCGCGGTCGGCGATCACGATGCTGACCCTATGGGGCGGCTTCGCCAGCACCGTGTGCTGGCCTTTGTCAGCCTACCTCGTCGCTCATCTCGGATGGCGTGGAACCTGCTTCGCTTACGCCGCCATCCAGCTCGTGGTTTCCCTCCCGATCATCCTGATGACACTCCCGAAGGTTCCGCCGGAGCTTCCTAAGGCGAAGGCCGGAGGTGGTGGCCTGTCGGTCGACCTGCTGCCATCGGAGCGCGGCGCGTTCCAGCTTCTGTCCGGGATCATGATCATCGGCGGGGCCATCACCGCGATCGTTGGTGTCCATCTGCTGACGCTGCTTCAGGCTCAAGGGATCGGCTTGGCTGCGGCCGTTACGCTCGGAGCGCTTGTCGGCCCCGCACAGGTGGGCGGCCGGATCGTCGAAATGGCAGGTGGAGCCCGCCACCACCCGATCTGGACGATGAGCGCGGCCCTCGGGCTGATCGCCTTGGGGCTTGCGATGCTGGCATTCGGGGCTGGACCGATCACCTTGGCGCTGATCCTCTACGGCGCAGGGAACGGCGTCTTCTCAATCGCGAAGGGAACGCTGCCCCTCGCTCAGTTCGGGCCGCAGCGGTACGCACCCCTCGTCGGAAAGCTCGCGAGGCCTAGCCTCATTGCCCAAGCGTTGGCACCTACGATTGGGGCCCTTCTTATCGAAAGGGCGGGTTCGAACTGGACGTATGTGGCCCTCATGCTGCTGGCCCTCACCAATGTCCTGCTCGGGGCCTGCCTGTGGAGTGCCCATGATCGAAGATGA